The DNA window TGCCGCTCGATGGCCTCCACAGCATACTGAGAGCAGGTGGGCGTGAAGCGGCAGGTCGGCGCGGGCTTGCGCGGTGAGAGGTGCCGCTGGTAGGCCCGCACGATCCGCACCAGGCTCCGCGAGGCGGCGCTCATGTCTCCCCCCCGGGGCGCTTGTTGGACGTCACGCTGGCGGGTACGGGGGAAGCGGAACGCCGGTTCCCACCCTGTCCGCCCCCCTTGCGCTTGACGCGGCCGGGCACCTGCGCGAGCACCCGCGCGAGCGCCGCTTGCAGCTCCGGGAAGGGCGCAGTCAGCACGCCGGGATTGGGCATCAGGACCGCGCGGCAGGGGGGCAGGCCACCAGGCAGCGTGCGGAGCGCCTCGCGCACGCGGCGGCGGGCGCGGTTGCGGTCCACCGCGCGGCGCAGGGTCTTCTTGGCTACCACGATCCCGA is part of the Deinococcus apachensis DSM 19763 genome and encodes:
- the yidD gene encoding membrane protein insertion efficiency factor YidD encodes the protein MSAASRSLVRIVRAYQRHLSPRKPAPTCRFTPTCSQYAVEAIERHGALKGGWLAAWRVMRCNPLVPGGFDPVPQHFPSRKTPA
- the rnpA gene encoding ribonuclease P protein component — protein: MRGDREFRRVRQQGVALRDPLFTLRVIDYRPRYGEVWRPGAIIGIVVAKKTLRRAVDRNRARRRVREALRTLPGGLPPCRAVLMPNPGVLTAPFPELQAALARVLAQVPGRVKRKGGGQGGNRRSASPVPASVTSNKRPGGET